ccttcttgacctttgtgctgtaaactctgcccaataatgtttgtaccatgttctgttgctaccatgctgtgttgtcatgtgttgctgccttgctatgttgtcttgggtctctctttatgtagtgttgtgttctctctcgttgtgatgtgttttgtcctatatttatattgcatttattttgttttttaaaatcccAGGCCCCATCCCCACAGGAGGGCTTTTGGTGGGCcttcattgcaaataagaattgttcttaactgacatgcctagttaaaggttaaataaaataaaataacgcaccaccactaatgacccgTGGAGCTgctcaaagtaatgttttcttcacctcaaacagcaagaaAAGTATTTACAATAGTTCCTCAgcgtatttgaaaaatctttccagttCTCTCCCTTTTGATAACCACTCAGCATGAAAGCGAAAAATGTTATGCttgatccagtggaaacgtcataaaataggcctacctgattgcTTATCAGTGCTTGACTTACTGAAATAGGTTCCGGTTCTCATTTTGGGTGCTCCTGCCTAAGTCAAGCACGGCTTCTTATCCCTTgagcaaatagcctacagctgtgtcggTCCCTAGCTCACTGGCAGGGAAACAGAAGGCCCAGAATATTTTACACAATGTAGCAAGTTTGCTAGGGAAAACTTTGGGTTGAAACCAACTTAGTTTATACAATGTTTCAAGGTTGTTGCAgacagccaatgtgatttataagATATTtattttatcaggatattttctacctgcagacTGCAATGTTTATATTAgttagctttatgtaggctatttttacatagttggcaatggcaatagaagttacgTTTTAAGTTTGAATCATTTTAATTTAGATTTGGATCGAATTTTGAGTAACCACATGACAAGGATTTTCAGATATGAAGACGTTATTACTCAAATGAAACCGTTTTACAAAATGTGAAAGGTTGCCAACCCCTCATGTAGCCTATTGCTAGCAACTTCAGGAAAGTAATTGCAGAATCTGCGAAAGTCAGCAGGAGAATAATTGGGTCAGGTTACGTTTTTTTCCCCTTCTGGTAATGTAGATAGATCTCTGGCGCCCTCGAGGCatttgtcttatttcatcaaactgtaagcttaaagcatcagacaagctcaatgcgtatagttgattttattaaaacacagtgtgtctatatatggaaaaatactaAAAACTGCAGTCaattgattggtcgaaagaacagacgactctCGGTTTACCAAAATCTTTTTTAGTCGGGGACAGACCTAAAGCAAATATTTGCAATACAAACCTCCCATGTATTGAATGTAGCCTCCAAATAACATTGGCAGCACAATCTTCACAAACGAGCAAATTGAGACTGATGATCTAACCTATTTTAATGACAAACAAAATGTCATCAGCTACAGCAACCTAACAGAATATAATAAAATTTACTTGAGTATCATTGTCAACAGTTCTCAAAACCAGACCGGGCTAAATTATGTGAACATTTTGTTAGGCCTGTGGTTCACTGGATAGCCAGCTACAAAATGGTGACCTTTCCGTGATGGGTCTCACACTGGGCTGGAGTTAAAAATAACATAAAACCTTTTGATCAAAAGCTCATTAGCTTGTCCAGCAGTATCTATATGGcccaaattaaaataaaattaaatgtTTGCCAACCAGCACCAGACAACATGCAGTAATTAACCTTCTCATTTCAATTACTTTCATAATAAACTCTATAAAAACTGACTTGTCTTTTCAAATATTGAGATTCTGTGAACCCTAAAAAAAAGTATTGTTTTTCTTTCactacctttatttatttatttaccaatAATTAGCTTTTCCTTCTTAGTCATGAGGCATTCTCACTCTCTCAAATGCAGATAGTGGGCAATTGATAAAACTTGCAGTTGACATAAAGCCTAGAAGAACCAAAAAAACACACAAGGCCACCGCATCATGGTCAGTGATAACGCCTTCAGACGTTGAACTTTAATAAATTAAAAGCTGTGGTAACATTTGAGTTCTGCAGGGGAAGTGACATGAAAATGGTTCACATCACTCTTCTGCTCTTGACGTCAATAAAGCTCAACAAGGACGCAGGATATTCATGTTCACCTGCTACCATAACATACTGATAGTATGACTTGTGAAAATgctgactaacacacacacacaatttctaCCCTTTGGAAACTTTCAGCATTCTGTAATTAAAATTGATGTATTAACACGACATATGAAAACTATAAAGGCAACCATTGCAAATGTGAGTCCAAGGTAGTGGACGTTCACTCAAGACCAGGGGATAAAGGCAGGGGTGGAGGGCAGTAGTGAGGAGGGAGATGGGCAGGATAGGCCATTTTCTGGAAAGTTTACATATGCATTCCTCCCCATGCATTTAAATGCACTGGATTGGTGTAATCGTGGGAGAGGGAAATATCACCCTATTTTTTGCAACAGTCAATTCCTTTgaaatccatgaagggaagtgaacaagtgtacACTAAGGGCAGAGGGAATGAGAATCGGGACACTGTCTAGGTTTCTCAGCATCTCAACAGTCAACTGGGGGATTTTATTCACAGCCTAGATAGAGATTGTCCAGGGTCCGTGTGCTCCTAGTGTCAGTGGGATCCTCTTAGTTACCCACAATGCTGGGGTCGTGTGCAGAGTCTGGCAGTGTGGAGTCATGGCAGTGGTACAGAAAACAGTTTCCCCAGCAGCTGTAGCAGATGAGAAACAGGGCTGCCAGGAACACTAAGGCACAAATGGTACATGGCTTCCTCTCCAGAAGGAAGCTGAGCAGGTAGAAGCCCATGAACATTGAGTGATTGAACCATAAGGCCGGATTCAGGGGTTTCGGGATGAGGAGGACTGGGAGCAACCACTGAAGGCAGTACATTGTCTGTGAGGGGGAAGCGAAATCACACCAAGCTCAATCAGTTGGCCACAGGGCTAGGTGGAATGTCACACAGTGAGGTTTCCTAACCACGGCAGATGTGACGTGGGAGCAGGTTGTAACCGTTTTACCTTCAGGTTAGGCCTAAAAAAAGGAAAGGAAACAGTAAATAAAAAGGTGCAGACAACACATCAGCTATATGTTTCTCTTTGACATGACATAGTTGGCAATATTTCCCTGCAAATGCAAAAATAGCTCAACTTGGTCACGCTCTCATCACCTAGCTACGCTAGTCTGCTAACCCAATGGATGTTGGGTTAGATCGAGCACAACAAATATCTTTCATTGCATTAAAGGCAAGTTAACTATGGTGGGGTTGATTTGGTTGACTAGCTGCAGTTAGTAACACTATAATTTTAGCTAGCGTCAAGAAGAAAACAAGTAGGGACGTCAAACATTCAGCCTGTTGCACAGACCCTATGGATGCTCTAGTCTAGAGCACCTGGTTAAATTGTGGTTAGGAGCATTTTCTAACTCTCTCCATGGTCAAAGCAGTAAGAAATTCAGGTCATTGTTGTAAAAATATGGGTCATCATCCTAATTGGAAATTCTTCTGACATTGAATTCTTATATTATGCTAAATGTCCCTATGGTGTTACTAAATTGCACAGGTTAACGTTTTCACCACACACCAATTACAGGAAATACACATACTTTTTTAAAATCTCAGATTGGTGTTGATACCATGAAAGATTATAGCCATCTCAATTACACAAAATCTATGGATTAAAACGGATAAATATATTTGGTTTTGTACCATGGGTTTGGTCATACACACCGCTATTCGCAGAACTTGTCATTTTTCGAATTCGAATGGAATGAATGGCCGTGTGGCCAATACGTCGATTTGAGAGTCAAACTATCACTTAAATTACAGGGAACCGTTGTCAGTGTTGATAGTAGGGCAGGGACGATAACAGTATGTCGATACTCAGTAccatggcaaggaaacaaaacacgaagcggattctttaggaaaacagccctaatgctGGAAgcatgttgtcatccagagtcacctttattattttccaagctacagcacacaatattttacataaagAAGATTCTTTAAAACCCACTGTGTTTTCCTTTTTGGCATGGGAAAAAAAATACTGCGATACTGGCATTGCCACAGCCCTTGTTCATAACCTATGGCAGGTCATGATttgttaaataaaagttaaataaagcaACTGATTTGTATCTTTCCCCGTTTTGTCAGCCTCCCAAAATCGCCATTGCCATTCTAGAATTTAGATGACGGTCTTCAACAAATTGTCTTCTAACTAGTGATGTAAAAATGATTCTCCGATTCCGTTTGGCTTTTGAATAGTTTTAGTTTAAGAGCGCATACACCCCAAACgaaagcagtgatgttttggggaggTTGCTAGGCAACACGGActtacatggccccattcattctttcctttacacggatcagtcgtcctggtccctttgcagaaaaacagccccaaagcatgatgtttccaccctcatgcttcacagtagttatggtgttctttggatgcaactcagcattctttgtcctccaaacacaacgggttgagtttttaccaaaaagttatattttggtttcatctgaccatatgacattctcccaatcttcttctggatcatccaaatgctctgtagcaaacttcagacaggcctcgtTCTAGGTTTTTCCTGTGAGCTCGATGTGCAGAACTGTTCGATGTAGTAGGGaattgtagtttccaacaggccaatattccaTATTGTTCAGCACagaaacgtggtaattaactacaatgaccataatcgaACAGTTGTTTCGCgagcctgaaaatacatgatctagcTTTTGTGACGATAGCATTATGTTGTTACAAGTGTCAAGCTTATGGCCATGTGGCAGCCATGTCtgggagggaggttcctaggtgtgagaagtgtacAAAAGAACataagacaaaggaatgtgtagtattggggaaagtagtggtaGGTGTTAATTGTAAGGGTGCCCAaggggctggggatcagaaatgtccgaTGCGAGAGGGACATGTTGAGGTTCCCAGGGTTAGAGTTGTGCAGAAGTtgtcgtatgctgaggcagtgaagaaagtagagggagatgggtcaagggggagggatcctgagaggagtggtgtgagtagtcgATCTGAACCAATAGACGGATAGGTCAAAAAGTGATAAAcatttcagtaagattggattttttaGTGAgtatagggttagatggtagggtatttgtttattttcaagcaaagtataaggaagttatactccagtctagtagctGGCGGTAATGCAACACTTATTGGATGTCAACTGCTgttaaacctcatcgaagaagTGAAGCATCTTGTATTGTGTGACACCCTGGCTGTGTTCggatacccatactaacatactgtatacatacatacatacatacttaaTGACTATTTACTACATACTATAAGTTaattgtagtgtactgtactttCTGTTGAGCATACTAGCCCTACACCTGTGTTCCGGAAATTGATTATGTTgttatgcaacctcttgctagcttgttaacATAACAAATCAAGACATTTTTGTGTTCGtcaattcaatctggagtgccataTTAAACGGGTGCTGAGCGTTCGTAAATGTATTCTGttgctctggtacactcagacaaGTGTGCTCTGAAATTGAATAAATAGCCAGAGCGAATgtatgtccattgagaacgcacacGACTATACCACTTAACTTAGAATGACGTggataatcaagtcaataaacgttggctAGTTAGTTAGTATATAATTAATATACTGGCCAGTTcaatgtattagtagccaactaacataCCGGTAGTAcctactgctgtaatgatatgcatgctatgcggttcgtaaggatagcgtagccaacacattgtcagccaacataacgtgtagcGTATATAATTATTAAGCCATTACTTTATTATATTGCTCAACATtgtcttaacatttgtcataattagttaaagcaatcgTTTGTATCCACTCTCGTCggacttcggctgcatattttccgcTATTCTCTTAAAATCTGAAAACGTGAAACCACATCGAtttcctgaagaattgcattatgggctaACATACTCAATTCACGTCATGTCGTACGTTTAGTACGAGTATTCGAACGCAActcctaaatatatatatataaaaattcgAACACAGCCCGTCTTTAGTGCACACCCGTCATGTAAAAATATCAAATTTAGGCTACCTGTGGTTTTTGAATGGTAGTAGTTTCAACAGTGCATACAACCGGATTTTTCGGTTTATTGCCActtgtcaaacgttttttttgtgtttgtgcaGTGTACAAagtgcttgtttaaaaaaatacaagtaaCCGGATTATTGTTTCACATGTGTAGATAGTATATTTTAGGTTTCCGATATATCACGTAGTGTTTCTGCATATTGGCTATTGATTTGGACACGTTCAAACTGTTTTGACTTTGGACTATTTATCAAAAGGTCTTGTCAACAAGAAACAACGACAAAACATGATACTGTAATGTTAAACTTAAGTTTTAGGAGTAACGTCATACATTTACCTTTCAACATTAATTTCCAATGGTATCGTAATTCATTGTGTAAAAACTGCTGAATAAATCCAAAAACGTGCTGTGATAGATTTATGTAGAGGATATATCACCAAAACGAGTAGTTAGCTAGCGAACGTTAGCTTGTTCGGTTAATaattaacgttagctggctaacgAGCTTCTAGCTAGCTAAAACAATCGTGTTGAAATAGTAGTTTGTAACAACTTGTCCAATTGAATTATACATAGCTAATATTTCGCGTTTGAAGCTAAGTATTTGAATAACACATCATACAAAGAATAGATCCAGACCTGTCAGTTTCCAGGTTCATTCTTGATAGTTTTCTTGATGGACTCCATTGCTGCTACCTAGACGACTGCGTAGCAatcccagagaggaagaggcggcGCCAGAGGGTCCCCTCCTGTC
This is a stretch of genomic DNA from Oncorhynchus mykiss isolate Arlee chromosome 7, USDA_OmykA_1.1, whole genome shotgun sequence. It encodes these proteins:
- the bc10 gene encoding bladder cancer-associated protein isoform X1 — its product is MYCLQWLLPVLLIPKPLNPALWFNHSMFMGFYLLSFLLERKPCTICALVFLAALFLICYSCWGNCFLYHCHDSTLPDSAHDPSIVGN